The Rana temporaria chromosome 4, aRanTem1.1, whole genome shotgun sequence genome contains a region encoding:
- the LOC120936842 gene encoding zonadhesin-like: MHCFILILQKNEIFWKGDCNSQCTCQGNNHVNCTTPTCDPEEVCKVHNGIKGCFPANPSICHIYGAPHYITFDGKSYHFQGTCNYTVVETYGNTSVYFSITMRTENKGSLNWTAINSVAVSFNDLNIILGKNKVVEINGLIISLPGTPAPGISIDLNGSFFVVQTDFGLEVKFSGDHELFVRVNTNFKGKLCGLCGTYNGNQQDDFLTPDGVLAPTSNDFANSWRVPDDNWV, translated from the exons ATGCATTGCTTTATTTTAATCTTACAGAAAAATGAGATATTCTGGAAAGGGGATTGTAACAGTCAATGTACATGTCAAGGAAACAATCATGTGAACTGTACAACTCCGACCTGTGATCCTGAAGAAGTGTGCAAAGTACACAATGGAATTAAGGGCTGTTtccctgccaatccctccatctGCCATATCTATGGTGCTCCACACTACATAACATTTGATGGCAAGTCATACCATTTCCAAGGAACCTGTAATTATACAGTCGTGGAGACCTATGGAAACACAAGTGTGTATTTCTCAATCACTATGAGAACTGAGAATAAAGGAAGCTTAAACTGGACAGCTATAAACTCAGTTGCAGTCAGCTTCAATGATCTTAATATTATTCTGGGCAAAAACAAAGTGGTAGAG ATTAATGGACTCATTATTTCACTGCCTGGGACCCCAGCACCTGGCATCTCAATAGACTTAAATGGctcattttttgttgtgcaaacTGACTTTGGTCTTGAAGTTAAATTTAGTGGTGACCATGAACTCTTTGTCAGAGTAAATACAAACTTTAAAGGAAAACTGTGTGGACTCTGTGGCACGTATAATGGTAACCAACAAGATGATTTCCTGACACCTGATGGTGTACTTGCCCCCACATCCAATGACTTTGCAAACAGCTGGCGTGTTCCTGATGACAATTGGGTGtaa